The genomic DNA AAAATCAACCGATGTATTAGGATTGTTGACAGACGATTCGCTTGACTTTGTTTGTTTTGATGGATTATATTTTTCGTCTTCCCTTTCGTTGTCGAGAATTGCATCAATCGTAAACCTGGTTCGCTTTGTGTTTTTCTGTAAGCTTGCTGTTGGTAATATTTCCCCGTTTGTTTTATTGCTATCTGCTGGACCAAAAAAGGGCCTTGTTTCGTTTACTGGACAAAACATACCTTGGAATAGGGGGAAACGACGTTGAACATAGTACAATATTGGTGCCTGGAGAAATACGTATTGGTCAGATTCCTTATGTACCATGCGGTATACTTTCATAAAGGAATTCTGATGCTATCTGTAGTGACCTCGGATTGTTCAAGTGTATCGCCGCGATAACTTGCACTTTTTATCACACTAAATATTGCGTATTCCCATAACATTGTTGTTATCTCATTAGTAGGTTTAGTTTTCACAATTGTGTCTATTAACGCGCGACATCACCTCCAATGAGTTCAATAATCGTAGATAGACGTTTATGTAAATTCAGATTTACCGATTTAATTACTTTAGAGTGTAATagataaaatgtttaaattatcGTTATCTATGCAACCCACAGGATACAACAATAATTAAGCAAGCGGGATTATTAGCCTAAATATCAAGAGATTAGCTGAAATATGCGACGGAAGTAGGCACTTGTAGTAGctattataatatattcaacTGTGCGTTTCTATGAATTGGATTATTCCAATATCACAGACAGGCGTTTTTATGACTTTATTGGCCACTGAACACAGCTCATATGTTCCAGTCCATGTTACCACCAGGTGCGGACacccgggggggggggggggggggggtggcgAAGGGGAGAGGTCGccccccaataatttcgcaaaaaaatttTACACATGTTAtttccgccttacaaaattatcatgttcgaaaagtgcgatagtcgaGCACGATTAAACGGTTgttagttaccgatattataactgctttcttacaataatgtagaCCAACGCGCTTTCGGAGCACCTtacattttcgtgaaacatgcgcacccgcacgggtaatactccgtcttcaaacgcaccgccgatcacgcgccacggttttgcacaactaattacaatttaatatggttttcttattgtcaaaatatttcaatagtgttattgttggcacttgcgagagaagtgaaagaggcaaacttCCATTACAACAATTATTCATTATCGCTAAAACATTAAATAGATTTAAAgatttaaacaattttcaccgctagacgtatcttttcacgttttgggtttcgtgcaaggcccagcataatttgccggcaaatatcaaagcaattacTATGTCaaaacgcttattcgacttttcagaccacagaaactatctgaaaaagatatccccccccccccccccccccttggaatttttttaaaaactgaaaaagtcgtcAATAACGCGTTCAATtgccttttgctaaaatcgccggtTGTTTTCATCATTGTGACCTGTTACGTTGGCGTTTATTCTCATTGAATCACATCTTTTCTACAAATTTGTGACACGATgactatgataattattttatatttgtactaGCACGGAATTATGAACCCGGCAAGTTCATCGGCGAGattctaaagacaaatgaaggagtAAAATCCGAGATCTATATTTTtcgattgaaaagcggcaatataaaatactaaaaataaaaccgtaaacaatataagttttgttgaggcccgcgacagttaaaaaacgcttttctaggcatcgaaaatcgcaaaatttcgtgttcCTACGGCACACATTATAGTTGGTTTCCGGTTGGCCttcaaaaacatttcgttaCTATCGAAACACAGTTAATTGTGGGCTGGATTTgactttttatccattacttttaagttgacgtcgaaaattttcgtgttgactttaaacaaggttgagtacgcgactttttcccggtttgtgatgatatatgagataattaaagtatattcgattaatttttattgtactgaaataaattttacttcgtgaaaattgacagaaaatatacagatttttcgaaaagttttatttttaaaaataatccgagtggcagcattgcgattgagcggagtcagtgttacaagtacatctcaaatttatcgaattcgcaaaatagcaaaaatacggattaaaacaatatataaacgggcagtttaccacacatttttatgtccgcggactGCCGTATAGTGTTTTAGAggggctcttgttttgtcgacgcaaccgcaattttaattgaagacaattaatttaataaatcaagacattttaaatgtgcccgtatcggtctttgattgattactttgcacaagtgaaaaatcatttttcgttgaaaagtcgtctcttttaacaagtggcgtaatcgcggcgactgttcggcgtggatttcgaagcggtgaatttgtattttcgatttacttgtatactttataattattttctttgTATGAAGTAATATTGTACTAtacgggattttatatcagatatcgagatttttgtaacggcgataacgatatcggaagattgcaaaaatactatCAAAATTAAATCGATCTGGCagcttatttcatatttttatgtccacaaatCGACGTTGTATTTAGTtcacgaatatttttattttgacgtaagaagtcgcaaccgcgagttacgttgcacacaattaaattaataaatagggACATTTTAAAATCTCGTGGCtgacatggattgaatattctaCGCGACAgaataatcattatacgcttaaaaaggcggctcttttaacgagtgcataatcgcggtgactgttacagacggcaAAGGGAATTTCCGACTttgacccccccccccttttttttgaaaatcctggctgcgctcctgaaCTCGTGCCTGTTTGTTTTCGTattaaattatgaataaaaaccctgctaagtcattgcgtgaatcctgaatgttatttcgagttcaaatgatgatttaataaatcggcaataatggaaattctactagtcaaatcatcaaatgataattccttggtaaaatttaggaaaaaattcgcacaatagcttaccttgttttgcatttctGATTTTATGAAACGGCGTTAGTGCGCTTTATGCAGAACTAGGAATTGAAACCCAATATGACTCCTCCaatttgtcgtttctgtttgttagcaaaaGCCGTGGGCTTATATTCAAGAAATTAgttcagtgacgcgcaagttcCGTGTCCAAGCAAAGCAGCCTAGGTATGCTAGGAGAATGACATCAacaggttattgttacgtgacaATACACGGCGCGGTCtttttcggtaggcgatccaagttcgccccccaaaattatggaaagtgtccgcccctggtTACCACGTATTTAAATGAAAAGATGTAATTCCAAGCAACTAGGAAAGTCCGGCCTCTATAACGGATACGGATGGACTGTAGAGAATGACATGAATATATCCATCTCATTTAATATTATGCTATATCGTACGTTGTTCGGCTCCTAATTATATTACTATATTACCAATAAAAGCTTAGATACAACAAATACTTCATAGCCTAAATGTTAATCATCCAACAAGatggtttattttgttttgctttttgtaTATACGGTATTTATTGTCCTTAGACAAGTTGAAACACGAGTAGATAAATGAATGTACCAACCTATCGAACGTGAAGTGCTAGTTACACAATTTTAACTCAATAGATCTAccgtaaataaaaaatatatataacttgtATTTGAATACTTGCGTCCTTCAGTAAATTGCATTGTGGAAGATAAGATCAAATGTCATTATGAGCGCGGCGATTCCGTTAATTTTGCACTTTTTACAGAATCACGGCACAGGAAGCTTTGCCAGtaatttaatatcaattttgtaTAGGACAAATAACCAACCTATGGAAGAAGTTATGAAGTTCACTCTATCAAAATGAAACTGTATCGTCAATTCGTTTTAGTTTTACAGTTGTTCAAGTTTtgtagtttttttgttttttgttttttttgaaggATTGCACTTATAGAATTATATGCTTTGAACGTCAGCTAGATGATTGAATTGTTTTGCTAACTTCTTGTTGTTAGGACTGAAATTGAGTAGCTAATTATGGTAAAGTTGTTTTGAGGtcattcaatactgttaaatgAATTTTTGTACAGAAACATACATTGTGGAATATCAATCAGCATTGCTTTACAATAGAAAGATCTTGTATCGTTATTTTAGTTTTCATGTTGACGTATATTTACAAGAATGTAATgaatatcataatttttttcaatatagtctCCATTGCCGCATTTGTCTTCCTGGGATTCATAGCcatttaaatatgtataatatatttgtCACTATTGGCTCGAGTGAGGGCTTCGAGTAGAGCTGCATTAATTCCGAATTTAATCTTCTTTCTTACTGTATATTTATCTCTACACATAAATTAAGATGACGAAGACTTCCAATACTGACTTCCAATACTCATGAAGCTTCCAATACTGACATGGCAGAAGCAAATCCACCTGAAGAACTGCGGCTGGCAGCAGAGCCACGAGTtattaacaatgttttccacatTGGTGCAATAAATAATGAATACCATCATCATCATGGAGATATAATACATAATCACGTGTAAGTGATTCAACACtcctaaaatattattatttttattactcaaATTACAGGCATTTCATGTGGGTGTTTGTAAACTCTACTAGTTGCCTAGTATTTTCCACCAAAGCTTCGccgttttaattttgaattctgGATTTCGATTAGGACAATACCAGATGTATAAAAagtttgaattaaaaaagtatTGTTTTAACGCAAAAAAAGCATATTTAATACTCTACTGATCAGCTTATATGCAGATTTCCCAAAAGTTATAACATATATGATGTAACATTGATGCGTAATTCAAGGTCGGTTATGTAACGATTCTTGTACTTGATATTCCAGATCTCCACCTGCTCGCGGCATAGCTACTCAACTGGGTAAGTTATTGTActataaatatatcaataagACGGAAATATCCtcaaaaaaatgtatttgtaaTACTCAAGTGAATTGAATTTCCCAATCAAACCTATCTACCGATATTTATCCTTATAATTTGTTGCCATGAACAACGGCTGTTCATGGTTGAAAGTAGGAATAACGATTCTCCATGGTCACAGAAAGCCAAACTTCTGGTGGAGGCACAGAAACGATGGACAGATATCAACTCAACGAAATGGCTGATAAGGGACAAGAAGCACTTTTACATGAAAATGAAGAAGCGTCCAAATTTATCAGCATATACCGGAAAGAAGGTACAGAATAATATGCttcaattttgtatattttttttccttGTCAAATCGGAGGTTCTGAATAAGTTCTTTTTTTGAGAAATAGacatttatcaatattaatcAACGTGCTATATGCCAAAACTCTACTTTTTGATTGGTTAGATTTAGACTTCGTGCTTTATGCTTGTTATAAAATGTCAACATATATCTTCAACTTTTTATTCGACAGTGGTTGCAATACCGGAAGAAATTAAAGACGATTGGGCCAACGTTTTATCAGTAGTTAGTAAAACATGGGAGACACTCTACAATAAAATAATGGTAGACATTCGCAACAAGAACATGAAAATTGGAGACAGAGTGAAAAATGCTCTGGCTTCAATATGCAAACATCTGAAGACGCAAAGTTCAgaagaacttgtaatagaagaTGATTTTTTGCGACAATTTGTTGGTAAAGTAAAAGATGTAATAAACATGAGGAGTATATTAGCGGAAAAACAGTTGAATATTATTTCTATTATCTGTTTTTATGTTGCTTCCAAACTCCATCATATCAGTGCAAAACGCGATTTCTCTGTTCTGGGAATAAAGGAGACTGTAGAAAAAAACACATCAATTATTTAAGAAAATCACCAAAGAGGACAACATGATGAAAAAAGTCATTCACTGTTGtgtatgatttatttattattattagtattATTTCCTTGTTGTTGACGGCTTCCGCTTTGATTTTGCTAACGTGTGCTATGCGAAAGTTGCAGTATTTACAAATATTACGGTAACGTTATTCACGTTTACGGCTGATCCAGCTTGATCAATTTCAATCCATAAGTCACATTCAgttgaatttatttaaactaagaTCATCGCGTAGataatatgaaatttgatacattgtaatatgaataataatagaATGACCCCTCCTGTTTTAGTGCAGGGTTTTTGCGTATAAAGCAGTGTTTCTTAActtgggttcgatcgaacccctggggttcggtGAAGCTATTCCATGGGTTCGACGAAGGTCCTCTGAAACAGTTGTATATTATGGGACTTTTCCATTACCCAGCGTACTAATTATCCAAAATGATCTGTAGTTTATAGCAGATATACAAGTTTACACGTTTAAGC from Styela clava chromosome 12, kaStyClav1.hap1.2, whole genome shotgun sequence includes the following:
- the LOC144430667 gene encoding uncharacterized protein LOC144430667 — its product is MAEANPPEELRLAAEPRVINNVFHIGAINNEYHHHHGDIIHNHVSPPARGIATQLESQTSGGGTETMDRYQLNEMADKGQEALLHENEEASKFISIYRKEVVAIPEEIKDDWANVLSVVSKTWETLYNKIMVDIRNKNMKIGDRVKNALASICKHLKTQSSEELVIEDDFLRQFVGKVKDVINMRSILAEKQLNIISIICFYVASKLHHISAKRDFSVLGIKETVEKNTSII